A genomic window from Paramormyrops kingsleyae isolate MSU_618 chromosome 23, PKINGS_0.4, whole genome shotgun sequence includes:
- the abrab gene encoding actin binding Rho activating protein b, whose amino-acid sequence MSEKVLSPEVTNQKPSAKKNIKKLRVLSTVCSLAKSWQQWVTDNEQKQANEPSGWSPSSGKQDEEKPNSKRVLSKKQTRPTSAPPSAAEYTLVSLQPLEEVNSNIPGASKIKTKQVAKSVTSSVQEKGVGIGLLTERYGKEATEDVDRMLKARGSPTRRRKCANVVSELTKGWKQVEKGRRQKEADSLEGDWACNMDTKDSSFSEVDKRSLESDITPGKPIQTGNTQDYSISKDKRDAIDTPESWVRIKRPSSTVVNRDVDETKRLSSVSKKYSPVGNLANKWQNWASQHEINQKLNPFSDEFDYQLSMSTRLHKGQEGYGRPKEGSMTAERAKRAEAHIHREIDDMCFIIRTMTEPGADGRIRVTFGELFDRYVRISDKVVGILMRARKHSKVAFEGEMLWQGQDDHVVITLLV is encoded by the exons ATGTCAGAGAAGGTCCTCAGTCCGGAAGTGACCAATCAGAAGCCTTCAGCCAAGAAGAACATCAAGAAACTGCGGGTGCTGAGCACAGTATGCAGCCTGGCAAAAAGCTGGCAGCAGTGGGTGACGGACAATGAGCAGAAGCAAGCCAACGAGCCTTCGGGCTGGAGTCCCTCCTCAGGCAAGCAGGATGAGGAGAAGCCGAACTCGAAGAGAGTCCTCTCCAAAAAGCAGACCCGTCCAACCTCGGCTCCCCCCAGTGCAGCAGAGTATACCTTGGTGTCCCTACAGCCCCTGGAGGAGGTCAACAGCAACATCCCAGGAGCCTCCAAGATCAAGACCAAGCAGGTGGCAAAGTCGGTGACGAGTAGCGTGCAGGAGAAAGGCGTGGGAATCGGGTTGCTCACCGAGCGCTACGGCAAAGAGGCCACGGAGGACGTCGACAGGATGTTAAAGGCCAGGGGCTCGCCGACGCGCCGACGCAAATGTGCTAACGTGGTGTCGGAGCTCACCAAAGGATGGAAGCAGGTGGAGAAGGGGCGACGGCAGAAGGAGGCCGACAGCCTAGAGGGTGACTGGGCCTGCAACATGGACACGAAGGACAGTAGCTTCTCAGAGGTGGACAAGAGGAGTCTGGAGAGTGACATCACGCCTGGCAAACCCATACAGACAGGCAACACCCAAGACTACTCAATAAGCAAAGACAAAAGGGATGCAATAGACACGCCTGAATCGTGGGTTAGGATAAAAAGACCTTCCTCCACAGT GGTAAACAGGGACGTGGACGAGACTAAAAGGCTGAGTTCGGTGTCAAAGAAGTACAGTCCCGTCGGGAACCTGGCGAACAAGTGGCAGAACTGGGCCTCACAGCACGAGATCAACCAAAAGCTGAACCCGTTCAGCGACGAGTTTGACTACCAGCTGTCTATGTCCACGCGCCTCCACAAGGGCCAGGAGGGCTACGGGAggcccaaggaaggcagcatgACGGCGGAGAGGGCCAAGCGAGCCGAGGCCCACATCCACCGCGAGATCGACGACATGTGCTTCATCATCCGCACCATGACCGAGCCGGGTGCCGACGGCCGGATACGAGTCACGTTCGGCGAGCTGTTTGACAGATACGTACGCATCTCAGACAAGGTGGTGGGCATCCTGATGAGAGCCAGGAAGCACAGCAAGGTGGCCTTCGAGGGCGAGATGCTGTGGCAAGGCCAGGACGACCACGTCGTTATCACACTCCTTGTTTGA